The Nomia melanderi isolate GNS246 chromosome 7, iyNomMela1, whole genome shotgun sequence genome includes a window with the following:
- the LOC116424396 gene encoding uncharacterized protein LOC116424396 isoform X1: protein MLMLSGVILYYIPESRPYARKICYALIDITANFLKSVLSVQESDYVYEAIKSKYHRARYDQSLNAQRRRSREGQENTEDFERAHVYSAKLKTSLDENGLREFREKKKLNRKLSKDIRHSRHYLRSSIIKKASDPRVDMAKLSHFYTDRIDDIQKYVKTNLCGVNRINGSVEDYALLISGSPRQMAMLDQKYEKDDVVLVEDPYCKVEYKECGTSTDRLSTKTEGSASEQEGPTRDHNNHTESGIETYVKDVDLSFTPEAEVSRYFDYPESYQSNTYQCGGKCCEGDNGCSMSSADINREILNTELSNETKNVLKSSKSMVNSKIHDKGENYTNHGRESRLMKSNNLNNDRRVNFQDDGEIITQNHEELTRPRNNISSRSIHRNKLIDHCCNNVPYYTDRDGEADDENSQHGRRIIAKYEIDDRPQRESHAYKTYSDDSIFDYDDFYTKPILKNQFKPVLLRAVNWIFGGCPGASRRVATKRGVVGKEETQEFTDEWLL from the exons ATGTTAATGCTGTCAGGAGTGATCCTGTATTATATTCCAGAATCTCGTCCAT ATGCGCGAAAAATTTGTTACGCTCTAATTGATATCACGGCAAATTTTTTGAAATCGGTGCTCAGTGTGCAAGAAAGCGACTACGTGTATGAAGCTATCAAATCCAAGTATCATCGTGCAAGATACGATCAATCCTTAAACGCGCAGAGACGGCGATCGCGAGAAGGCCAGGAAAACACTGAGGATTTCGAGCGTGCGCATGTTTACAGCGCAAAGCTGAAAACAAGTCTGGACGAAAATGGATTACGAGA ATTTAGAGAGAAAAAGAAGCTCAATAGAAAGCTAAGCAAAGATATCCGACATTCTCGTCACTACCTTCGAAGTAGCATCATTAAGAAAGCTTCGGATCCTCGAGTTGATATGGCAAAACTATCTCATTTCTACACTGACAGAATAGACGATATTCAAAAATACGTGAAAACGAATTTATGTGGCGTGAATAGAATAAATGGATCGGTAGAAGATTATGCACTTTTAATCAG CGGCAGTCCAAGGCAAATGGCTATGCTCGACCAAAAATACGAAAAGGATGACGTCGTTCTTGTTGAAGATCCTTATTGTAAAGTAGAATACAAAGAATGCGGTACGTCGACCGACAGATTGTCCACTAAAACAGAAGGCTCAGCCTCAGAGCAAGAAGGACCAACGAGGGATCACAATAATCACACAGAatca GGTATAGAAACGTATGTTAAGGATGTCGATTTGAGTTTTACACCAGAAGCTGAAGTTTCAAGATATTTCGATTACCCGGAATCGTATCAGTCGAATACGTATCAATGCGGAGGCAAATGCTGTGAAGGTGACAACGGATGTTCAATGTCATCTGCAGATATAAACAGAGAAATTCTGAACACAGAATTGTCAAATGAGACTAAAAACGTACTAAA ATCGTCGAAAAGTATGGTAAACTCGAAAATACACGATAAGGGCGAGAATTATACAAATCACGGTCGTGAAAGTCGGTTGATGAAGTCGAATAATTTGAACAACGACAGGAGGGTTAATTTTCAAGATGATGGCGAAATAATAACACAA AATCATGAAGAACTTACACGCCCACGTAACAATATCTCATCAAGATCTAtccatagaaataaattaattgaccATTGCTGCAATAACGTTCCATATTACACGGACCGGGATGGCGAGGCAGACGACGAAAATTCTCAGCACGGAAGACGTATAATTGCAAAATACGAAATCGACGATAGACCTCAGAGGGAGAGCCACGCGTATAAAACGTATTCGGACGACTCGATCTTCGACTACGACGACTTTTACACGAAACCGATCTTGAAGA ATCAATTCAAACCTGTCTTATTGCGGGCGGTAAATTGGATCTTTGGTGGTTGTCCGGGGGCGTCGAGGAGGGTCGCGACGAAACGCGGCGTGGTCGGAAAGGAAGAGACCCAAGAGTTCACCGACGAGTGGCTCCTCTAG
- the LOC116424396 gene encoding uncharacterized protein LOC116424396 isoform X2, whose product MLMLSGVILYYIPESRPYARKICYALIDITANFLKSVLSVQESDYVYEAIKSKYHRARYDQSLNAQRRRSREGQENTEDFERAHVYSAKLKTSLDENGLREFREKKKLNRKLSKDIRHSRHYLRSSIIKKASDPRVDMAKLSHFYTDRIDDIQKYVKTNLCGVNRINGSVEDYALLISGSPRQMAMLDQKYEKDDVVLVEDPYCKVEYKECGTSTDRLSTKTEGSASEQEGPTRDHNNHTESGIETYVKDVDLSFTPEAEVSRYFDYPESYQSNTYQCGGKCCEGDNGCSMSSADINREILNTELSNETKNVLKSSKSMVNSKIHDKGENYTNHGRESRLMKSNNLNNDRRVNFQDDGEIITQNHEELTRPRNNISSRSIHRNKLIDHCCNNVPYYTDRDGEADDENSQHGRRIIAKYEIDDRPQRESHAYKTYSDDSIFDYDDFYTKPILKSTLRSQRRMINSNLSYCGR is encoded by the exons ATGTTAATGCTGTCAGGAGTGATCCTGTATTATATTCCAGAATCTCGTCCAT ATGCGCGAAAAATTTGTTACGCTCTAATTGATATCACGGCAAATTTTTTGAAATCGGTGCTCAGTGTGCAAGAAAGCGACTACGTGTATGAAGCTATCAAATCCAAGTATCATCGTGCAAGATACGATCAATCCTTAAACGCGCAGAGACGGCGATCGCGAGAAGGCCAGGAAAACACTGAGGATTTCGAGCGTGCGCATGTTTACAGCGCAAAGCTGAAAACAAGTCTGGACGAAAATGGATTACGAGA ATTTAGAGAGAAAAAGAAGCTCAATAGAAAGCTAAGCAAAGATATCCGACATTCTCGTCACTACCTTCGAAGTAGCATCATTAAGAAAGCTTCGGATCCTCGAGTTGATATGGCAAAACTATCTCATTTCTACACTGACAGAATAGACGATATTCAAAAATACGTGAAAACGAATTTATGTGGCGTGAATAGAATAAATGGATCGGTAGAAGATTATGCACTTTTAATCAG CGGCAGTCCAAGGCAAATGGCTATGCTCGACCAAAAATACGAAAAGGATGACGTCGTTCTTGTTGAAGATCCTTATTGTAAAGTAGAATACAAAGAATGCGGTACGTCGACCGACAGATTGTCCACTAAAACAGAAGGCTCAGCCTCAGAGCAAGAAGGACCAACGAGGGATCACAATAATCACACAGAatca GGTATAGAAACGTATGTTAAGGATGTCGATTTGAGTTTTACACCAGAAGCTGAAGTTTCAAGATATTTCGATTACCCGGAATCGTATCAGTCGAATACGTATCAATGCGGAGGCAAATGCTGTGAAGGTGACAACGGATGTTCAATGTCATCTGCAGATATAAACAGAGAAATTCTGAACACAGAATTGTCAAATGAGACTAAAAACGTACTAAA ATCGTCGAAAAGTATGGTAAACTCGAAAATACACGATAAGGGCGAGAATTATACAAATCACGGTCGTGAAAGTCGGTTGATGAAGTCGAATAATTTGAACAACGACAGGAGGGTTAATTTTCAAGATGATGGCGAAATAATAACACAA AATCATGAAGAACTTACACGCCCACGTAACAATATCTCATCAAGATCTAtccatagaaataaattaattgaccATTGCTGCAATAACGTTCCATATTACACGGACCGGGATGGCGAGGCAGACGACGAAAATTCTCAGCACGGAAGACGTATAATTGCAAAATACGAAATCGACGATAGACCTCAGAGGGAGAGCCACGCGTATAAAACGTATTCGGACGACTCGATCTTCGACTACGACGACTTTTACACGAAACCGATCTTGAAGAGTACGTTACGATCACAACGACGAATG ATCAATTCAAACCTGTCTTATTGCGGGCGGTAA
- the ple gene encoding tyrosine hydroxylase ple has protein sequence MMAVAAAQKNREMFAIKKSYSIENGYPARRRSLVDDARFESLVVKQTKQTVLEEARQRTNDPLVDSELDHQTEIMSSSDDEQVETLACAAKDGEARAEVSSDSDAKPDDYDDDAGLTEEEVVLMRTIQESPESEHTVQKAALVLRLREGIGSLARILKTIENFKGTVTHVESRPSKREGLQFDVLVKVDMTKQSLLQLIRNLRQSSALDGVTLLADNSVSIKDPWFPRHASDLDNCNHLMTKYEPDLDMNHPGFADKEYRARRKVIAEIAFAYKYGDVIPSIPYTETENETWNRVFNTIVDLVPKHACIEYQRVFKRLQEEKIFEANRIPQLQEVSDFLKKNTGFTLRPAAGLLTARDFLSSLAFRVFQSTQYIRHIKTPFHTPEPDCIHELLGHMPLLADPSFAQFSQEIGLASLGASDEEIEKLSTIYWFTVEFGLCKEGKEVKAYGAGLLSAYGELLHALSDKCEHRPFEPETTAVQKYQDQEYQPIYFVAESFEDAKEKFRRWVATMSRPFEVRYDPHTQRVEILDSVDRLENLMSQMNIEMTHLTSALNKIKKSFA, from the exons AATGGTTATCCCGCAAGACGACGATCCCTTGTGGACGATGCTCGTTTTGAATCTTTGGTTGTGAAGCAGACGAAGCAGACTGTTTTGGAAGAGGCTCGTCAACGAACTAATG ATCCGTTAGTTGATTCGGAACTAGACCATCAGACGGAGATCATGTCGTCCAGCGATGACGAGCAAGTGGAGACATTGGCTTGCGCAGCTAAAGATGGAG AAGCGAGAGCGGAGGTTTCATCGGACAGCGACGCTAAGCCAGATGATTACGATGATG ACGCAGGATTAACGGAAGAAGAAGTGGTGCTGATGAGGACTATCCAAGAGAGTCCAGAAAGCGAGCACACCGTGCAGAAAGCTGCGCTTGTTCTGCGCCTGCGCGAAGGAATCGGTTCCTTGGCGAGGATCTTGAAGACGATCGAGAATTTCAAAGGTACCGTGACTCACGTCGAGTCCAGACCCTCTAAACGTGAGGGTTTGCAGTTCGACGTCCTGGTCAAGGTAGACATGACCAAGCAGAGCCTGCTGCAGCTGATCAGGAATCTTCGTCAAAGCTCCGCGTTGGACGGTGTCACACTGCTGGCGGATAACTCCGTCAGCATCAAGGATCCGTGGTTCCCGCGTCATGCGTCTGATCTCGATAACTGCAACCATCTGATGACCAAATACGAGCCGGACCTTGACATGAACCATCCCGGCTTCGCTGACAAGGAATATCGCGCTCGCAGGAAAGTGATCGCTGAAATTGCCTTTGCTTACAAGTATGGTGACGTGATACCCAGCATTCCTTACACCGAGACGGAAAACGAGACGTGGAACCGCGTGTTCAACACTATCGTAGACCTGGTCCCCAAACACGCTTGCATCGAGTACCAAAGAGTTTTCAAGAGACTGCAAGAAGAGAAGATCTTCGAAGCTAACCGTATACCCCAGCTGCAAGAGGTTAGCGACTTCTTGAAGAAGAACACCGGGTTCACTCTGAGACCGGCCGCAGGACTGCTCACAGCTAGGGACTTCTTGTCTAGTCTTGCGTTCAGGGTGTTCCAGAGCACCCAATATATCCGTCACATCAAGACGCCGTTCCACACGCCTGAACC GGACTGCATCCACGAACTCTTGGGACACATGCCATTATTGGCTGATCCAAGCTTCGCCCAGTTCTCCCAAGAAATCGGTCTTGCCTCGCTCGGTGCTTCAGACGAGGAAATCGAGAAACTGTCCACTATCTACTGGTTCACAGTTGAATTTGGTCTCTGTAAGGAAGGTAAAGAGGTGAAAGCTTACGGCGCCGGTCTTCTGTCGGCTTATGGAGAGCTGCTTCACGCGCTGAGCGACAAATGTGAGCACCGACCATTCGAGCCAGAAACTACGGCGGTCCAAAAATACCAAGATCAAGAATACCAGCCAATTTACTTCGTCGCGGAAAGTTTCGAGGACGCCAAAGAGAAATTCCGTCGCTGG GTGGCCACCATGAGCCGACCTTTCGAAGTGAGATACGATCCACACACTCAACGCGTAGAGATTCTTGACAGCGTGGACAGGTTGGAGAATCTCATGTCCCAGATGAATATCGAGATGACCCACCTCACGAGCGCTCTCAACAAAATCAAGAAGTCGTTCGCGTAA